The genomic DNA TTTAAATGCACAACGTCAAACCCCATATCTCCTGGGCGCGCTTGGCTTAATACCGCATTTAAGTTTGCACCATCATAGTATAATTTACCGCCTGCATTATGGACAATTTCTGCCATTTCTAAAATATTTTCTTCAAATAGACCTAATGTATTAGGATTTGTTAACATAAGTGCTGCTGTTTCTTCATTGACAACACGTTTTAAGTCTTCTAAATCAACAAGGCCATTTTCATTTGATTTTACTGTAATTGTTTCAAAACCAGCTACAGTTGCAGATGCTGGATTCGTTCCGTGAGCAGAGTCAGGCACAATTACTTTCGTACGGTTAAAGTCACCATTTGCTTCATGGTATGCACGAATTAACATTAAACCTGTCCATTCTCCGTGTGCACCAGCTGCTGGTTGTAAAGTAACAGTATCCATACCTGTAATTTCGATTAAATGCTCTTGTAAGTCGTACATTAATTCCATTGCACCTTGTACTGTCTTTTCATCTTGCAGTGGATGAATATTTGCAAATCCTGCGAAACGAGCTACACTCTCATTAATTTTCGGATTATATTTCATCGTACAAGATCCAAGTGGATAGAATCCAGAATCAACACCGTGGTTACGGTTTGAAAGTGCTGTATAGTGGCGCATAATATCAAGTTCAGATACTTCTGGTAGCTCTGCATCTTCTACTCGAATATAATCGCTCTCAAACACATCTTCTAGTTTCACTTCTTCTACATCTAATTTGGGTAAGCTATATCCTACGCGTCCTTCTTTAGTCACTTCAAAGATAAGTGCTTGGTCTTGGTTCTTCATTGGATAGCCCCCATTTCGTTTACAAGTGTGTCAATTTCCTCTTTCGTACGAAGCTCAGTTACCGCTACAAGCATATGGTTTTCATGCTCTTTATAATCACGGCCTAGATCGTAACCGCCGATAATATTCTTTTGTAATAATGCATCGTTTACTTCTTTCACTGGACGTTTGCAATCTACAACAAACTCATTGAAGAATGGTCCAGCAAATGTTACTGTGAAGCCTTTCGCTTCAAATTGACGTTTTGCATATTGTGCTTTAGAAATGTTTTGACGTGCCATTTCTTTCACACCTTGTTTGCCAAGTGCCGTCATTGCAACAGAAGCTGCTAATGCATTTAACGCTTGGTTTGAACAAATGTTAGATGTCGCTTTATCACGGCGAATATGCTGTTCACGTGCTTGTAACGTTAATACAAATCCACGTTTACCATCTGAATCTACAGTTTGTCCAACAAGACGTCCTGGAATTTTACGCATAAATGCTTTCGTTGTTGCAAAGTAACCACAATGCGGTCCACCAAACTGCGTTGGGATACCAAATGGTTGTGCATCACCGATTACAATATCAGCACCAAATTTCCCTGGTGGTGTTAATGCGCCTAATGATAATGGATTTGAAGAAACGATAAATAATGATTTTTGTTGATGAACGATTTTTTCAATATCAGCTAATTTTTCAACTTGTCCAAAGAAGTTTGGATATTGAACGATTACACAAGCAACTGTATCATCTACTTCACTTTGTAAT from Bacillus cereus G9842 includes the following:
- the gcvPA gene encoding aminomethyl-transferring glycine dehydrogenase subunit 1, with amino-acid sequence MLHRYLPMTEEDKKEMLQTIGVQTIDELFSDIPESVRFKGDLKIKEAKSEPELLKELSQMASKNANLKEYASFLGAGVYDHYAPVIVDHVISRSEFYTAYTPYQPEISQGELQAIFEFQTMICELTGMDVANSSMYDGGTALAEAAMLAAGHTRKKKILVSSAVHPESRAVLETYAKGQNLEVVEINHKDGVTDLDVLQSEVDDTVACVIVQYPNFFGQVEKLADIEKIVHQQKSLFIVSSNPLSLGALTPPGKFGADIVIGDAQPFGIPTQFGGPHCGYFATTKAFMRKIPGRLVGQTVDSDGKRGFVLTLQAREQHIRRDKATSNICSNQALNALAASVAMTALGKQGVKEMARQNISKAQYAKRQFEAKGFTVTFAGPFFNEFVVDCKRPVKEVNDALLQKNIIGGYDLGRDYKEHENHMLVAVTELRTKEEIDTLVNEMGAIQ
- the gcvPB gene encoding aminomethyl-transferring glycine dehydrogenase subunit 2, with translation MKNQDQALIFEVTKEGRVGYSLPKLDVEEVKLEDVFESDYIRVEDAELPEVSELDIMRHYTALSNRNHGVDSGFYPLGSCTMKYNPKINESVARFAGFANIHPLQDEKTVQGAMELMYDLQEHLIEITGMDTVTLQPAAGAHGEWTGLMLIRAYHEANGDFNRTKVIVPDSAHGTNPASATVAGFETITVKSNENGLVDLEDLKRVVNEETAALMLTNPNTLGLFEENILEMAEIVHNAGGKLYYDGANLNAVLSQARPGDMGFDVVHLNLHKTFTGPHGGGGPGSGPVGVKADLIPYLPKPILEKTENGYHFNYDRPEAIGRVKPFYGNFGINVRAYTYIRSMGPDGLRAVTEYAVLNANYMMRRLAPFYDLPFNRHCKHEFVLSGRRQKKLGVRTLDIAKRLLDFGYHPPTIYFPLNVEECIMIEPTETESKETLDGFIDKMIQIAKEVEENPEVVQEAPHTTVIKRLDETMAARKPVLRYAKPAPVQV